In Coleofasciculus sp. FACHB-T130, the following proteins share a genomic window:
- a CDS encoding AAA family ATPase has translation MVLISGYEITNKIYEGTRTVVYQGKRHQDKKSLVFKLIKNNYPSPKDIARIKNEYEIIKALNAKGVVKTLGLENHKNGFALVLEDSGGESLDKVIAEKPINFKIVLKIAVQISEILGELHSHNILHKDIKPHNIIFNQETEEVNIIDFSIASRLSLENQTISSPNLIEGTLAYMSPEQTGRMNRSIDYRTDFYSLGVTLYEMLVGKLPFETTDAMELVHCHIAKQPIPPHVLVPEIPIPVSEIVMKLLTKTAEDRYQSAAGLKFDLENCLIQLETTGEIEDFICGQRDRASLLLIPQKLYGRETEVATLMDAFGRVSLGAAEMMLVSGYSGIGKTSVVNEVHKPIVGVRGYFINGKFDQFKRNIPYAALIQAFSELMRQLLTESSEQIDIWKEKLEAALGENGQVIIDVIPEVELIVGEQPVLTQLGPSEAQNRFNRVFQQFIRVFCQKEHPLVLFLDDLQWADSASLKLIELLVTDPDSQHLLTIGAFRDNEVSPTHPLIQAIEKIQVLGAVVNNITLRPLDSDRVSLLVADTLHENVCTERGETQNLASLLFNKTQGNPFFLTQLLKTLYAEKLLTYNFSQGRWQWDIEEIQAVGITDYNIVELIARNIQKLPDATQQVLKLAACIGNQFNLDVLAIVNEKSQSATATDLWDALQTGLILPLSDTYKIPLSLDQLQQGTLVLDDIKISYKFLHDRVQQAAYSLIPDLEKKATHLKIGQLLLENTSPEEREENIFALVNQLNFGTELLNCQSQRDELAHFNLIAGQKASTATAYQAAVNYLNIGLGLLAADSWVCNYELTNKLYVSAAEAEYLNTNFEQSKKLAEVALQNAKTLLDRVKINEIKIQYHIAQNQLPAAIELGQQVLEMLEVPLEQEPSPHLNIEDCYNLPEMTDPYKMAAMKILITISPPAFISSSAIALPIVYTMVKLCSQYGNSSLAIYGYSTYGLLLCGPMADIDSGYKFGKLAFHLLDKLYAKEIKSKIYSSYCACILHWKEHIRETIELLQQSIQSGLEVGDVEFACHSALFYCEHSFLAGEYLEIVTQKQANYIEMIGKFKKEFQLYYASIGGQVVSNLIDESSKKSYLSGKYFDEIEMLPHLFETNNLQSVFAVYFYKSMLAYLFKNYDKAIENARAASQYTQPITALVVFVEYNFYYSLALLAQYPALTATEQQEYMAIVAENQEKMQQWATHAPTNSQHKYELVQAEIYRVSGQTLKAMEYYDRAINGARIQGYIQEEALAYERAAEFYLALGREKIARDHMSESYYGYVRWGATAKVKELETEYPYLMSQMQSTDTNLSEDTATTSKMTTSGEVSVLDLATVMKASLAISGEIVLDKLLASLMKVSIENAGAIKGFLILPKNGKLLIEAAASIDSLEVFVQQSIPMETSQDLPVTVINYVARTRSEVVLENAAWEGRFTNDTYIQNQKLKSALCIPIINNGRLIAILYLENNLTVSAFTPNRLEVLKLLSSQAAISLENALLYTNLATANEQLEDYSRTLEHRVQERTRELKLKEARLAEAQRIAHLGSWQFDIETQEINWSDELFRIFGLHPEQPEPTFREHQNLIHPDDVDLWLKSVDLAIGSGKAYELELKIFRPDGSIRYIFIKGQPTCNASGKVTKLLGTALDITDRKLAELAQQKSEAQLREQAKKLELTLRELQQTQSQLIQTEKMSSLGQMIAGIAHEINNPVNFIYGNIDYANNYIQDLLALISVYQQEYQNPTPAIQKAISEIELDFVVEDLQKLFDSMKVGAERIRDIVLSLRNFSRLDQAEMKPVDIHEGIESTLLILQHRLKKDSLHSGIQVIKNYGKLPQIFCYASELNQVFMNLLSNAIDALEEIRSFEEVSDKKPTISVYTEMASSNSVRIRIADNGSGMTEDVKKKIFDPFFTTKPVGSGTGLGLSISYQIVVNKHNGRLSCVSSSGFGTEFIIEMPISQ, from the coding sequence ATGGTCTTAATATCAGGATACGAAATTACAAATAAAATCTACGAAGGCACAAGAACTGTTGTTTATCAAGGAAAAAGGCATCAGGATAAAAAATCGCTTGTATTCAAATTAATTAAAAATAATTATCCAAGTCCAAAAGATATTGCCAGGATAAAAAATGAATATGAAATTATTAAAGCTTTAAATGCTAAGGGAGTTGTGAAAACCCTAGGGCTTGAGAATCATAAGAATGGATTTGCGCTAGTTTTAGAAGATTCTGGTGGAGAATCGCTTGATAAAGTTATTGCCGAAAAACCTATAAATTTTAAAATTGTTCTTAAGATAGCAGTTCAGATTTCGGAAATTCTTGGAGAACTTCATTCTCACAATATTCTTCATAAAGATATTAAGCCACACAATATCATTTTCAATCAAGAAACGGAAGAAGTTAACATTATTGATTTTAGCATTGCATCCCGTCTATCTCTAGAGAACCAAACAATCAGCAGTCCCAATTTGATTGAAGGCACGCTTGCCTATATGTCACCAGAGCAAACGGGTCGGATGAATCGTTCTATTGACTACCGTACCGACTTTTATTCTTTGGGTGTGACTCTTTATGAAATGCTCGTGGGGAAACTGCCATTTGAAACAACCGACGCGATGGAATTAGTTCACTGTCATATTGCCAAACAACCAATCCCTCCTCATGTGTTGGTGCCAGAAATTCCTATCCCTGTTTCTGAGATCGTGATGAAGTTACTTACCAAGACAGCTGAAGACAGATACCAAAGCGCTGCTGGTCTAAAATTTGACCTCGAAAATTGTTTAATTCAGCTTGAAACAACAGGAGAAATTGAAGATTTTATCTGCGGTCAGCGCGATCGCGCCAGCCTTCTGCTAATCCCGCAAAAACTCTACGGACGTGAAACTGAAGTAGCCACCTTAATGGATGCTTTCGGGCGAGTTAGCCTTGGAGCAGCTGAGATGATGCTGGTAAGTGGTTACTCAGGAATTGGTAAGACAAGTGTAGTGAATGAAGTCCATAAACCAATTGTGGGAGTACGAGGATATTTTATTAATGGCAAGTTTGACCAGTTCAAGCGAAACATTCCTTATGCTGCTTTAATTCAAGCTTTTTCTGAATTGATGCGACAACTGTTAACTGAAAGTTCGGAACAGATAGACATTTGGAAAGAAAAGCTTGAAGCAGCTTTGGGAGAAAATGGTCAGGTAATTATCGATGTCATTCCCGAAGTAGAACTGATTGTTGGCGAACAACCAGTTCTAACACAATTAGGACCATCTGAAGCACAAAACCGATTTAATCGAGTGTTTCAACAATTTATCCGGGTTTTTTGCCAAAAAGAACACCCGCTAGTCTTATTCTTAGATGACTTACAGTGGGCTGATTCTGCATCGCTTAAGTTAATTGAACTGTTAGTAACTGACCCAGATAGCCAGCATCTGTTAACAATTGGAGCATTCCGCGATAACGAAGTTAGTCCAACGCATCCGTTAATCCAAGCGATTGAGAAAATACAGGTTCTAGGCGCTGTAGTGAATAATATCACTCTTCGACCTTTAGATAGTGATCGCGTCAGCTTGTTAGTTGCAGATACTCTTCATGAAAATGTATGTACAGAGCGAGGAGAGACACAAAATCTCGCGTCTCTCCTTTTTAATAAAACTCAAGGCAATCCTTTCTTCTTGACCCAATTACTAAAAACTTTATACGCCGAAAAACTGCTAACTTATAACTTCAGCCAAGGTAGATGGCAGTGGGATATAGAAGAAATTCAAGCAGTTGGAATTACAGACTATAACATTGTTGAGTTGATTGCCAGAAATATTCAAAAGTTACCCGATGCAACACAGCAAGTTTTAAAACTAGCTGCTTGTATTGGCAACCAGTTTAATTTAGATGTTTTGGCAATCGTGAATGAAAAATCTCAATCAGCTACAGCAACAGACTTGTGGGATGCACTTCAAACAGGTTTGATTTTGCCTCTAAGCGATACTTACAAAATTCCATTATCTTTGGACCAGTTACAACAGGGAACTTTGGTTCTTGATGATATAAAGATTAGCTATAAGTTTTTACATGACCGGGTACAGCAAGCAGCCTATTCTCTTATACCCGACCTTGAGAAGAAAGCCACTCACCTAAAAATTGGTCAACTGCTGCTAGAAAATACTTCTCCTGAAGAAAGAGAAGAAAATATTTTTGCTCTGGTTAACCAATTAAATTTTGGTACTGAATTACTAAACTGTCAATCCCAAAGAGATGAACTGGCTCATTTTAATCTCATTGCTGGTCAGAAAGCTAGTACAGCGACCGCTTATCAAGCAGCCGTCAATTATCTCAACATCGGTTTGGGACTCTTGGCAGCAGACAGTTGGGTTTGCAACTACGAGCTGACAAATAAACTCTATGTATCAGCAGCAGAAGCAGAATACCTCAACACGAATTTTGAACAATCAAAAAAACTAGCTGAAGTAGCGCTGCAAAATGCAAAAACTCTATTAGATAGAGTGAAGATTAATGAAATAAAAATTCAGTATCATATTGCCCAAAATCAGTTGCCAGCAGCCATAGAACTCGGTCAGCAAGTTTTGGAAATGTTGGAAGTGCCCTTAGAGCAAGAACCTTCGCCACACCTAAATATTGAGGACTGTTATAACCTTCCAGAAATGACCGACCCTTATAAAATGGCAGCTATGAAGATTTTGATAACAATTTCTCCTCCTGCCTTTATCTCAAGTAGCGCGATCGCGTTACCAATTGTCTACACAATGGTCAAGCTGTGTAGCCAATACGGGAATTCCTCCCTAGCTATCTATGGCTATAGCACTTATGGCTTGCTTCTATGTGGGCCAATGGCAGATATTGATTCCGGATATAAATTTGGCAAACTAGCTTTTCATCTATTAGATAAGCTTTATGCCAAAGAAATTAAATCAAAAATATACAGCAGCTATTGTGCTTGTATTCTACATTGGAAAGAGCATATTAGAGAAACAATAGAGTTATTGCAGCAATCAATTCAAAGTGGGCTGGAAGTCGGTGATGTAGAATTTGCTTGTCATTCTGCCCTATTCTACTGCGAACATTCGTTTCTAGCTGGCGAGTATCTAGAAATTGTTACACAGAAACAAGCTAACTATATTGAAATGATCGGCAAGTTTAAAAAAGAATTTCAGCTTTACTATGCCAGCATAGGTGGACAAGTTGTTTCTAATTTGATTGACGAATCATCTAAAAAATCTTACCTATCTGGTAAATATTTCGATGAAATAGAAATGTTACCCCATTTATTTGAAACCAATAATTTGCAATCTGTATTTGCTGTATATTTTTATAAATCGATGCTGGCCTATTTGTTTAAAAATTACGATAAAGCAATAGAAAATGCTAGAGCAGCATCGCAGTATACCCAACCTATCACAGCCCTGGTAGTATTTGTTGAATATAATTTCTACTATTCTTTAGCCCTCCTTGCCCAGTACCCTGCCCTTACAGCCACAGAGCAACAAGAATACATGGCTATTGTGGCGGAGAATCAGGAAAAAATGCAGCAATGGGCAACTCATGCCCCCACAAATTCCCAGCATAAGTATGAGTTAGTACAAGCAGAGATTTATCGAGTTTCAGGTCAAACACTCAAAGCAATGGAGTATTATGACCGAGCGATAAATGGAGCCAGAATTCAGGGATATATCCAAGAAGAAGCCTTAGCTTATGAGCGGGCAGCTGAATTTTATCTAGCTCTGGGAAGAGAGAAAATTGCTAGAGATCATATGAGTGAGTCCTATTATGGCTATGTTCGCTGGGGAGCAACCGCCAAAGTTAAAGAGTTGGAAACAGAATATCCATACTTAATGTCCCAGATGCAATCAACAGATACAAACTTGAGCGAAGATACTGCGACAACTTCAAAGATGACTACCAGTGGTGAAGTCTCGGTGCTGGATTTAGCCACGGTGATGAAAGCATCCCTGGCAATTTCTGGGGAAATTGTGCTCGACAAGTTGCTTGCTTCTTTGATGAAAGTATCTATTGAGAATGCCGGAGCGATAAAAGGTTTTCTCATCCTACCGAAAAATGGAAAGTTATTGATTGAAGCTGCTGCATCAATAGATTCATTAGAAGTATTTGTGCAGCAATCTATTCCAATGGAAACTAGCCAAGATTTACCCGTAACAGTAATTAATTATGTAGCCAGAACCCGCTCTGAGGTGGTTTTAGAAAATGCAGCCTGGGAGGGAAGATTTACGAATGACACCTATATTCAAAATCAGAAATTGAAATCCGCCCTATGTATTCCTATCATTAATAACGGCAGGCTGATTGCTATTCTTTACTTGGAAAATAATTTAACAGTTAGTGCATTTACTCCGAACCGGCTGGAAGTATTAAAATTGCTATCTTCTCAAGCCGCTATTTCTCTGGAAAATGCTCTACTTTATACTAATTTAGCTACAGCTAACGAGCAACTAGAAGATTATTCACGTACTTTAGAACACCGAGTACAGGAGCGCACGCGAGAATTAAAACTCAAAGAAGCTAGGCTTGCAGAAGCTCAGAGAATAGCACATCTGGGTAGCTGGCAATTTGATATAGAAACGCAAGAAATTAATTGGAGCGATGAACTATTCCGGATTTTTGGTCTCCACCCCGAACAACCCGAACCCACTTTCAGGGAACATCAAAACCTGATTCATCCAGATGACGTTGACCTATGGTTAAAATCAGTGGATTTAGCGATTGGAAGCGGGAAGGCTTATGAGTTAGAGTTAAAAATTTTTCGCCCAGATGGTTCTATTAGATATATTTTTATTAAAGGGCAACCCACTTGCAATGCTTCTGGTAAGGTGACTAAGTTGTTAGGGACAGCGCTGGATATTACCGACCGCAAGCTAGCCGAGTTGGCACAACAAAAATCAGAAGCTCAATTGAGAGAACAAGCTAAAAAACTAGAGTTGACTTTACGCGAACTACAACAAACTCAATCCCAACTCATTCAAACCGAAAAAATGTCGAGTTTGGGACAGATGATTGCCGGAATTGCTCACGAAATTAATAATCCTGTCAACTTTATTTATGGCAATATTGACTATGCCAATAACTATATTCAAGACCTACTTGCTTTAATTAGTGTCTATCAGCAAGAATATCAAAATCCCACACCTGCAATCCAGAAAGCGATATCAGAAATCGAGTTGGATTTTGTGGTAGAAGACTTGCAAAAACTTTTTGATTCCATGAAAGTAGGGGCGGAACGCATCCGAGATATTGTCCTTAGCTTGCGGAATTTTTCGCGGCTGGATCAAGCTGAAATGAAACCAGTTGATATCCATGAGGGCATCGAATCTACTTTGCTAATTTTGCAGCATCGACTTAAGAAAGATAGTTTGCATTCTGGTATTCAAGTAATCAAAAACTACGGTAAACTGCCCCAAATATTCTGTTATGCTTCTGAGCTAAATCAGGTATTCATGAATCTCTTAAGTAATGCAATTGATGCTTTAGAGGAAATAAGAAGCTTTGAAGAAGTATCTGATAAAAAGCCTACTATTAGTGTTTACACAGAAATGGCTTCTTCTAATTCAGTCAGAATTAGAATTGCTGACAATGGGTCGGGAATGACTGAGGATGTAAAAAAGAAAATATTTGACCCATTTTTTACGACCAAGCCTGTAGGTTCTGGTACTGGTTTGGGATTATCGATTAGCTACCAGATCGTGGTAAACAAACACAATGGAAGACTCAGTTGTGTTTCTTCCTCAGGTTTTGGTACTGAATTTATCATTGAGATGCCGATAAGCCAGTAG
- a CDS encoding carotenoid oxygenase family protein: MKEPILDPIQAVPSCCPPVPESIMTANRYELSDIKMQIHGELPDDLQGHVFIVAPVGSVNSGDAPDADGTSLLAGDGMIYRLDFDRQGEVGLKTRLVKPPCYYADKATRPGSEYVKYQFRNHGISRFSLSLGFRNELNTAFLPIKFRDDANERLLVTYDAGRPYEIDTETLEVVTPIGANTEWQSETSLKFPFPPVLSTAHPVFDPEKSEMFTVNYGKSVANILQTIPLIYDLDELPEQIEELLKELARFIEAQNFVQDFLKTFSTISQNLLEFYMRLLERTTNIEFKDFVYLIRWDGVNNLERWKLVLPDRTPVKIKQTIHQIGLTEDYLVLMDTAFTTGVEQLLSNPIPKSKATKRLIRDLLTLRELADSVVYIVRRADLKAGQRPACSQQEVEVVARRVVIPLEAAHFLLDYANPDGNITLHASHICAWDVSEWLREYDVSAYNPKISVPSRLCGMQHDEMDISRMGRYVIDGESGQILESKVISDAECTWGVGLYAYRSLLPDGKPPKHLDNLYWISFGLWKQLLTQFVFDLYKDYKYRVVPRTEMLRLAEAGIPASLFRLNTSSKESLKIGDRYQFPAGYIVSSPQFMPRRNGEESSEDSSTDGYIVCTVFTPDGNEIWIFDAQNLEDGPRCRLSHPSLKFSLTIHTAWLEKIAPRTATYNIPVRQDYKNLVKQKSQEIQDLFETEVYPHFEPTPRSAC; the protein is encoded by the coding sequence ATGAAAGAACCAATTCTTGACCCAATTCAAGCTGTACCAAGCTGTTGTCCGCCAGTTCCAGAGTCAATAATGACGGCAAATCGCTACGAACTCAGCGACATCAAAATGCAGATTCATGGAGAGCTACCAGATGATTTGCAGGGTCACGTCTTTATCGTTGCGCCAGTAGGCTCTGTCAACTCCGGAGATGCTCCAGATGCTGACGGAACTTCCCTCTTGGCTGGCGATGGGATGATTTATCGGCTTGACTTCGATCGCCAAGGCGAAGTGGGGTTGAAAACACGGCTGGTTAAGCCGCCATGTTACTACGCTGATAAAGCAACCCGACCTGGAAGCGAGTATGTCAAGTATCAATTTCGCAATCATGGCATTTCGCGATTTTCTCTTTCTCTTGGCTTCCGCAACGAGTTGAATACAGCTTTTCTGCCCATTAAATTTCGAGACGATGCCAACGAGCGTCTGCTAGTAACCTATGATGCTGGTCGTCCCTACGAAATTGATACCGAAACGCTGGAGGTTGTAACTCCGATTGGAGCCAATACAGAGTGGCAATCCGAAACTTCCTTGAAGTTTCCCTTTCCACCCGTTTTGAGTACCGCACATCCGGTTTTTGACCCTGAAAAAAGCGAAATGTTTACGGTCAATTACGGCAAATCAGTAGCGAATATTCTCCAAACCATCCCTTTAATTTACGATCTGGATGAACTTCCAGAACAAATCGAGGAACTCCTCAAAGAACTTGCCCGGTTTATCGAAGCGCAAAACTTTGTGCAAGATTTTCTCAAGACATTCTCTACCATCTCTCAAAATCTCTTGGAATTTTATATGAGGTTGCTTGAGAGAACTACCAACATAGAATTTAAAGATTTCGTCTATTTGATCCGTTGGGATGGTGTAAATAACTTAGAGCGCTGGAAGCTGGTATTACCAGATAGAACCCCCGTCAAGATTAAGCAAACTATCCATCAGATTGGGTTGACAGAAGATTATCTGGTGCTGATGGACACAGCCTTCACGACTGGGGTAGAGCAGTTGCTCAGTAACCCTATCCCCAAAAGTAAGGCGACCAAAAGACTCATCAGAGACTTACTTACACTTCGAGAGTTAGCTGATTCTGTCGTGTACATCGTGCGCCGCGCTGACTTGAAAGCGGGACAGCGCCCAGCGTGCAGTCAGCAAGAAGTTGAAGTTGTCGCACGACGGGTTGTGATTCCCCTGGAAGCGGCTCATTTTCTGTTGGATTATGCGAATCCAGATGGAAACATTACCCTCCACGCATCTCATATTTGTGCTTGGGATGTATCTGAATGGCTCCGCGAGTATGATGTCTCTGCCTACAATCCTAAGATTTCTGTCCCGTCTCGCCTGTGTGGGATGCAACACGATGAGATGGACATCAGCCGGATGGGACGCTATGTAATTGATGGAGAAAGCGGTCAAATTTTGGAGTCGAAGGTAATTTCCGATGCTGAGTGTACCTGGGGCGTAGGACTCTATGCTTATCGCAGTCTCTTGCCTGATGGCAAGCCTCCGAAACATCTGGATAATCTTTACTGGATCTCTTTTGGGCTATGGAAGCAGTTGCTGACGCAGTTTGTCTTCGACCTGTACAAAGACTATAAGTACCGGGTAGTACCGCGGACGGAGATGCTTCGCCTTGCAGAGGCTGGTATACCCGCTTCTTTGTTCCGGTTAAACACGTCGTCGAAGGAGTCGCTGAAGATTGGCGATCGCTATCAGTTCCCTGCTGGCTATATTGTCAGTTCGCCGCAGTTTATGCCACGCCGCAACGGCGAAGAGAGTTCAGAAGACAGTTCAACTGATGGTTACATTGTTTGCACCGTTTTCACGCCAGACGGCAACGAAATTTGGATTTTCGATGCTCAAAATCTGGAGGATGGTCCCCGGTGTAGATTGAGCCATCCTTCACTGAAGTTTAGCTTGACGATTCACACAGCGTGGTTGGAAAAAATCGCCCCCCGCACAGCCACGTACAACATCCCTGTGCGTCAGGATTACAAGAACTTAGTGAAGCAAAAGTCTCAAGAAATCCAGGACCTATTTGAAACTGAGGTATATCCCCATTTTGAGCCAACTCCGCGATCTGCCTGTTGA